The genomic region ATAAAGGACGTTAAACGTCCCTACTCCTTTCATTATTTGCAAAATATTTTTATCGGTTGCCAAAAATCAAGGCAATAATTTTCGGTACAAAAATAATCAATCCTGTAATCACGGTATAAGTTGATACCACCAATACCGCTCCTGCTGCCATATCCTTAGCATTTTTTGCTAGCATTGAAAAATGATAATCACTAGCCAAGTCAACCACATTTTCAAGCGCAGAATTAACCATTTCTAAAGTGATGACTAAAAAGATGGCTAAAAATAAGAATAACCATTCAATCGCAGATATACGAAAAACAGCTCCTGCTGCAGTTGCTAAAATAGCTGACACCATGTGTTTACGCATATTTCTTTCTTCCTTGAAGGCTGTAACTATTCCAGTAATGGCAAATTCCATACTAGATACCAAGGTGCGATTTTTCCACTTTTTAGGGGAATTATTGTCTCTTAAGTCCATAGGCAGTTAAAATTTCTTCCTGTAAAGTAAACATTTCTTTTTCTTCTTCAGGGGTATAATGGTCGTAGCCGTTGATGTGTAGGAAACCATGCACCGCTAAGAATCCCATTTCACGTTCAAAAGAATGACCGTACTTTTCTGCTTGTTCACGCGCTTTATCAACAGAGATAAAGAGCTCACCGATATAAGCATCGAATTCGTCTAGCATTTCTGCAAGCTCAGAATTTTCAG from Streptococcus lutetiensis harbors:
- the ybeY gene encoding rRNA maturation RNase YbeY, whose translation is MYVEMIDETGQVSEEIKNQTLDLLQFAAEKTGKENKEMAVTFVTNERSHELNLEYRDTDRPTDVISLEYKPESDLTFSEEDLAENSELAEMLDEFDAYIGELFISVDKAREQAEKYGHSFEREMGFLAVHGFLHINGYDHYTPEEEKEMFTLQEEILTAYGLKRQ
- a CDS encoding diacylglycerol kinase family protein, encoding MDLRDNNSPKKWKNRTLVSSMEFAITGIVTAFKEERNMRKHMVSAILATAAGAVFRISAIEWLFLFLAIFLVITLEMVNSALENVVDLASDYHFSMLAKNAKDMAAGAVLVVSTYTVITGLIIFVPKIIALIFGNR